The following coding sequences lie in one Thermodesulfobacteriota bacterium genomic window:
- a CDS encoding DUF1850 domain-containing protein: MKFRRWPLLSLIGFLIVAGGVFVSTEVTVLQLENLDRQKILRIKVSPAESLSLSYLHSIYREPVVEEFRLREGEFLLTGVITRSPGVMEYYGFEEVRDRHPVERRWAFLDLKRTPGGEQVLIVKGRQIELRDLGEEGDRIRLRVLSLRLGPYLLGSIDQLLSPPFLGQERE; this comes from the coding sequence TTGAAATTCAGACGCTGGCCCCTCCTGTCCTTGATCGGGTTCCTCATCGTGGCAGGAGGGGTCTTTGTTTCGACAGAGGTCACGGTCCTCCAACTTGAAAACCTGGACCGGCAGAAGATCCTGCGGATCAAGGTAAGCCCGGCCGAATCCCTCTCCCTTTCTTACCTCCATTCCATCTATCGCGAGCCCGTCGTGGAGGAATTTCGCCTGAGGGAGGGCGAATTCCTCCTTACAGGGGTGATTACGAGAAGCCCGGGCGTCATGGAGTATTACGGATTCGAGGAGGTGAGAGACCGCCATCCGGTCGAGAGGAGATGGGCCTTCCTCGATCTGAAGAGGACGCCGGGAGGAGAACAGGTCCTGATCGTCAAGGGAAGGCAAATCGAACTTAGGGATCTCGGAGAGGAAGGAGATCGAATCCGATTGAGGGTTCTCTCCCTGAGGCTCGGCCCTTATCTTTTGGGATCAATCGACCAGCTCCTTTCTCCTCCTTTCCTGGGCCAGGAAAGGGAGTAG
- a CDS encoding nickel-dependent lactate racemase → MDLPRMYRIGQTFDRTAVGDVEGTIREELSKHDLRKKVRPGDRVAITAGSRGISQIDLILKTLVDYLRFLGAQPFLFPAMGSHGGATAEGQVALLRHYRITEEAIGAPILSSMEVAEIGRTRSGLPVYIDRQAFEADHVVVVNRIKPHTKFKGPIESGLMKMMAIGMGKQKGAELAHRAAIDHGFPKVIEEVATVVLDRMPILFGLGIIENGYDETAALVGLSAREIREREPELLAQAKQWMPKLPFDQIDLLIVDEMGKDVSGVGMDPNVTGRNRDILGTFPHPTSVRRLFVRDLTPNSNGNAIGIGLADLTTKRLVERIDPRATYTNCITAISLEKAAIPMAFETDREAIEVGLGSIGLTPPERARIVRIKNTLQVDEVEVSEIYKEELLERTDLRVLEGPYPMRFDPKGNLLPFLAQERRRKELVD, encoded by the coding sequence ATGGATCTTCCCAGGATGTACCGTATCGGCCAGACCTTCGATCGGACCGCGGTCGGAGACGTTGAGGGAACGATCCGGGAGGAGCTTTCCAAGCACGACTTGAGAAAGAAGGTGAGGCCGGGTGACCGGGTGGCGATCACCGCGGGAAGCCGGGGGATCTCCCAGATCGACCTCATCCTCAAGACCCTCGTCGATTACCTCCGTTTTCTCGGTGCTCAACCCTTCCTTTTTCCGGCCATGGGTTCTCATGGAGGGGCGACGGCAGAGGGGCAGGTCGCCCTCCTCAGGCATTACCGGATCACCGAGGAGGCGATCGGCGCTCCCATCCTCTCCTCCATGGAGGTGGCCGAGATCGGAAGGACCCGATCGGGCCTACCGGTCTATATCGACAGGCAGGCCTTCGAAGCCGACCATGTCGTCGTGGTCAACCGGATCAAACCCCATACCAAGTTCAAAGGGCCCATCGAGAGCGGGTTGATGAAGATGATGGCCATCGGCATGGGGAAACAGAAGGGCGCGGAACTGGCCCATCGGGCCGCCATCGATCACGGTTTTCCTAAGGTGATCGAGGAGGTCGCCACGGTGGTCCTCGACAGGATGCCCATCCTCTTCGGTCTCGGAATCATAGAAAATGGATACGACGAGACTGCGGCGCTGGTCGGCCTTTCGGCCAGGGAAATCAGGGAACGGGAACCCGAACTTCTTGCTCAGGCGAAGCAGTGGATGCCAAAACTCCCCTTCGACCAGATCGATCTGCTGATCGTGGACGAGATGGGAAAGGATGTGAGCGGTGTCGGGATGGACCCGAACGTCACCGGACGGAATCGGGACATCCTCGGAACCTTTCCCCATCCCACCTCGGTCAGGAGGCTCTTCGTCCGGGACCTGACGCCCAATTCAAACGGCAACGCCATCGGCATCGGGCTGGCCGACCTCACCACGAAAAGGCTGGTCGAAAGGATCGACCCTCGGGCCACCTATACGAACTGCATCACCGCCATCAGCCTCGAAAAGGCGGCGATTCCGATGGCCTTCGAGACGGATCGAGAGGCGATCGAGGTCGGCCTCGGTTCGATTGGCCTCACCCCGCCGGAGAGGGCCAGGATCGTTCGAATCAAGAACACCCTCCAGGTGGACGAGGTGGAGGTTTCCGAAATCTACAAGGAGGAGCTTCTCGAAAGGACCGATCTGAGGGTCTTGGAGGGCCCCTATCCGATGAGGTTCGATCCCAAAGGAAACCTACTCCCTTTCCTGGCCCAGGAAAGGAGGAGAAAGGAGCTGGTCGATTGA
- a CDS encoding aminopeptidase, with protein MILGTRLLFVLTFLPLLTGCGNLLYLSRLGWHQSFVTFRSLPVEEVLEEEGLDEEARGKVLLIQEVKRFGERRLGLKETGNYTKFFEARGPILFLLTASEKDRLHPHSWHFPIIGRVTYKSIFTLKAALKEKRLLEGRGLDAYLQAAAAYSTLGWLKDPIFSTMLTWDVPTLVNVILHEMVHATIYFKGETDLNEKIATFIANQGTLQFLSERYGPDSREVSLALQYQEDDLLFSRWVEKAYRELSEFYAQPLSREEKLKGREEIFERLREQFVQLLGQFKTDCYRGFEKTEFNNAVILAHRRYVGHLEGFEELYERSGRELKKVVDYFKEIRAKGDWKALSPFKE; from the coding sequence ATGATTCTCGGGACAAGGCTCCTCTTCGTCCTAACCTTTTTACCCTTGCTCACGGGGTGCGGAAATCTCCTCTACCTTTCTCGATTGGGATGGCATCAGTCCTTTGTCACCTTTCGAAGCCTCCCCGTTGAAGAAGTCCTCGAGGAAGAGGGCCTCGACGAGGAGGCCCGAGGCAAGGTCCTCCTCATTCAGGAAGTGAAGCGGTTCGGAGAGAGGCGATTGGGACTGAAGGAGACGGGAAACTATACCAAATTTTTCGAGGCCAGAGGGCCCATCCTCTTCCTCCTCACGGCGAGCGAGAAAGACCGTCTTCATCCCCATTCGTGGCATTTTCCCATCATCGGAAGGGTGACCTACAAGAGCATCTTCACCCTGAAGGCCGCCTTGAAGGAGAAGCGCCTCCTGGAAGGCCGAGGCTTGGACGCCTATCTTCAAGCGGCAGCTGCCTACAGCACCCTCGGATGGCTGAAGGACCCCATCTTTTCGACGATGCTCACCTGGGACGTCCCCACCCTGGTCAACGTCATCCTTCACGAGATGGTCCATGCCACGATCTATTTCAAAGGCGAGACCGATCTCAACGAAAAGATAGCCACCTTCATCGCCAATCAAGGAACTCTCCAATTCCTTTCCGAGAGATACGGGCCCGATTCGAGGGAGGTCTCCCTTGCCCTGCAGTATCAAGAAGACGACCTCCTCTTTTCCCGGTGGGTCGAAAAGGCTTACCGGGAGTTATCCGAATTTTACGCTCAACCCCTGTCAAGGGAGGAGAAATTGAAGGGACGGGAGGAGATCTTCGAGCGGCTCCGGGAGCAATTTGTCCAATTGCTGGGCCAGTTCAAAACGGACTGTTATAGGGGATTCGAGAAGACGGAGTTCAACAACGCCGTGATCCTGGCCCACCGTCGATACGTCGGCCACCTCGAGGGCTTCGAGGAGCTTTACGAGCGATCGGGGAGAGAGCTGAAAAAGGTCGTGGATTACTTTAAGGAGATCAGGGCGAAGGGCGATTGGAAGGCCCTTTCCCCATTCAAGGAGTGA
- a CDS encoding inositol-3-phosphate synthase, with translation MKKNSIRIAIVGVGNCASALIQGIEFYRDLSRKNPKFEPLGLMHLDLGGYKPWDIEVGAAFDIDRRKVGKPLREAIFAKPNCTRIFFSQFNDSGVTVSMGEPLDGISEHMKDYPEDRTFLLANEKPCNVEKVLKESGVEILLNYLPVGSDQATQFYAEACLNTGVSFINCMPSFIVSDPQWAKRFEEKGIPAVGDDVKSQMGATIIHRALAKLFEDRGVKLDRTYQINTGGNTDFLNMLNRSRLKNKRISKTEAIQSQLGVPLEPENIHIGPSDYVPWQNDNKVCFLRMEGRGFGEVPLNLELRLSVEDSPNSGGITIDAIRCCKIARNRGIGGPLLSISAYAMKHPPIQIPDHEAKVMVEEFIAGKRER, from the coding sequence ATGAAAAAGAATTCGATCCGCATTGCCATCGTCGGCGTTGGAAACTGTGCCAGTGCTCTGATTCAGGGGATTGAATTCTATAGAGATCTTTCTCGGAAAAACCCAAAGTTCGAGCCCTTGGGCCTGATGCACCTCGACCTCGGAGGTTACAAGCCTTGGGATATTGAAGTGGGGGCGGCCTTCGACATCGATCGAAGAAAGGTGGGAAAACCCTTGAGGGAGGCCATCTTCGCCAAACCCAACTGCACCCGTATCTTCTTCTCCCAGTTCAACGATTCCGGCGTCACCGTCTCCATGGGCGAACCGCTTGATGGCATCTCGGAACACATGAAGGACTATCCGGAAGACCGAACCTTCCTCCTGGCCAATGAGAAGCCCTGCAACGTGGAGAAGGTCCTCAAGGAGTCCGGTGTGGAGATCCTCCTCAACTACCTTCCCGTCGGTTCGGATCAGGCCACCCAATTCTATGCCGAAGCCTGTCTAAATACGGGCGTGAGTTTCATCAACTGCATGCCCAGTTTCATCGTCTCGGATCCTCAGTGGGCCAAACGATTCGAAGAGAAAGGGATCCCCGCCGTGGGCGACGACGTGAAGTCTCAGATGGGGGCCACCATCATCCACCGGGCCCTGGCCAAACTCTTCGAGGACCGGGGGGTGAAGCTGGATCGCACCTATCAGATCAACACGGGGGGGAATACCGATTTCCTCAATATGCTCAACCGGAGCCGTCTGAAGAACAAGCGGATTTCGAAGACCGAGGCCATCCAGTCTCAACTCGGCGTCCCGCTTGAGCCCGAAAACATCCACATCGGGCCCTCCGATTACGTCCCCTGGCAGAACGACAATAAGGTCTGCTTTCTCCGGATGGAAGGAAGGGGATTTGGAGAGGTCCCCCTGAATCTCGAATTGAGGCTTTCGGTCGAAGATTCTCCCAACAGCGGCGGGATCACGATCGACGCCATCCGTTGCTGCAAGATCGCACGAAACCGGGGCATCGGCGGCCCCCTCCTCTCCATCTCGGCCTATGCGATGAAACACCCCCCGATCCAGATTCCCGATCACGAGGCCAAGGTGATGGTGGAAGAGTTCATCGCTGGGAAGCGGGAGAGATAA
- a CDS encoding TRAP transporter fused permease subunit — translation METEDRLQKDEGLITEEVLKEAEKYIEEEEGPSRRLSGKVDLFVTVVAVVMSLVHLYAAIGVVMTQVLRGIHVMFVLFLSFLVFPSFKRYKNRIIWYDYLLALLGVAVIAYMFIDFQEFIYRSVVPTRWDIVFGTLLILLVLEATRRTTGWIMPAIVLLFIVYAFIGPILPKPWTHRGYDLDRLVGHMYMTLEGIFGVPIDVSSTFIILFTIYGAFLEVSGAGKFFIDFSFAAMGGKPTGAGRTVTLASFLLGGPSGSGVATTVTLGSVAYPMLAKAGYSKEAAGGLLSAGGIGAILSPPVLGAAAFLIAEFLKLSYLDVIVMACIPTCLYYWSIFLMVEIDAKKFGVKEISVDKTYSLWQLTYLYGFHFVSLIAIVVIMVLGFTPILAVFWATVVAFAVSFLRKDTALTPPKLVRALRGGAIGVLSVASTCAAAGIIVGVVTLTGLGLKFSSIIIEYAGGSLLLTAIYTALIVWVIGLAVPVTASYIIAAVIAAPALIQLGVPDFAAHMFVFYYAILSEVSPPTALSCFAAAALTKGNPYKTTMYAWKYTLPAFIVPFMFTLDPKGVGILLKGSLTDVIWTTVTAFLGVAALAGGVENWFFKKALPYERVLLIVAGLLLFYPVAQYDFIGLGLMAIALVSQKLRRE, via the coding sequence ATGGAAACCGAAGACCGACTGCAAAAGGACGAAGGCCTCATCACGGAAGAGGTCCTCAAGGAGGCGGAGAAGTATATCGAGGAGGAAGAGGGACCATCCCGGAGGCTTTCGGGGAAGGTCGACCTCTTCGTCACCGTCGTGGCCGTGGTGATGTCCCTCGTCCATCTCTATGCCGCCATCGGCGTGGTCATGACCCAGGTCCTCAGGGGCATCCATGTGATGTTCGTCCTCTTTCTCTCCTTTCTGGTCTTTCCTTCCTTTAAGCGATACAAAAACCGGATCATCTGGTACGACTACCTCCTCGCCCTCCTCGGGGTGGCGGTGATCGCCTATATGTTTATCGATTTCCAGGAATTCATCTACCGGTCGGTCGTGCCCACGCGCTGGGACATCGTCTTCGGCACCCTCTTGATTCTCCTGGTCCTCGAGGCCACCCGGAGGACTACAGGCTGGATCATGCCGGCCATCGTCCTCCTCTTCATCGTCTATGCCTTCATCGGCCCCATCCTTCCAAAACCCTGGACCCATCGGGGGTATGACCTCGACCGGCTGGTGGGGCACATGTACATGACCCTCGAAGGGATCTTCGGCGTTCCGATCGACGTCTCCTCCACCTTCATCATCCTCTTCACCATCTACGGCGCCTTCCTCGAGGTGTCGGGGGCTGGGAAATTCTTCATCGACTTCTCTTTTGCGGCCATGGGGGGGAAACCGACCGGTGCCGGACGAACCGTCACGTTGGCCTCCTTTCTTCTCGGAGGGCCATCGGGAAGCGGTGTGGCAACGACCGTCACCTTGGGTTCGGTCGCCTACCCGATGCTGGCCAAGGCCGGCTACAGCAAGGAGGCGGCAGGGGGGCTGCTCTCCGCAGGGGGCATCGGGGCCATCCTCTCGCCACCGGTGCTCGGCGCCGCGGCCTTTCTCATCGCCGAATTCCTGAAGCTCTCCTACCTCGATGTGATCGTCATGGCCTGCATCCCGACCTGTCTCTATTATTGGTCGATCTTTCTCATGGTGGAGATCGACGCCAAGAAGTTCGGGGTGAAAGAGATTTCCGTGGATAAGACCTATAGCCTCTGGCAGCTCACCTACCTCTACGGCTTCCACTTCGTCTCCCTCATCGCCATCGTGGTGATCATGGTCCTCGGGTTCACGCCGATCCTCGCGGTCTTCTGGGCCACGGTCGTGGCCTTCGCCGTAAGCTTCCTCCGGAAGGATACGGCCCTTACCCCGCCGAAACTGGTGAGGGCCTTGCGAGGAGGGGCGATCGGCGTCCTGAGCGTGGCCTCCACCTGCGCAGCCGCAGGGATCATCGTAGGGGTGGTGACCCTCACGGGCCTGGGCCTCAAATTCAGCTCGATCATCATCGAATATGCGGGAGGAAGTCTGCTGCTGACGGCCATCTACACGGCCCTCATCGTCTGGGTGATCGGATTGGCCGTGCCCGTCACCGCCTCCTATATCATCGCCGCGGTGATCGCCGCGCCGGCGCTCATTCAACTCGGCGTCCCCGATTTTGCCGCCCACATGTTCGTCTTCTACTATGCGATCCTCTCGGAGGTCTCTCCGCCCACGGCCCTCTCCTGCTTCGCTGCGGCCGCCCTGACGAAGGGGAATCCCTACAAGACGACGATGTATGCTTGGAAATATACCCTTCCCGCCTTCATCGTCCCCTTCATGTTCACCCTCGATCCCAAAGGGGTGGGCATCCTTCTCAAAGGGTCCTTGACCGATGTCATCTGGACCACCGTGACCGCCTTCTTGGGGGTGGCGGCGCTTGCAGGGGGCGTGGAGAACTGGTTCTTCAAGAAGGCGCTCCCCTACGAGCGGGTCCTGTTGATCGTCGCAGGCCTCCTCCTCTTCTACCCTGTGGCACAATACGACTTCATCGGCCTGGGGTTGATGGCGATCGCCCTCGTCTCTCAGAAATTGAGAAGGGAATGA
- a CDS encoding radical SAM protein, whose translation MGTKHSPHILLLNPWITDFAAYNFWIRPFGLLYIASLLKEYGFRVTLVDCLEYDRRVKRYGDGKFFRSKIAKPDPLRSIPRHYCRYGIPEEMLLKRLSSLEGRPDLIGITSGMTYWYPGVFKLIEILRDIFPEVPVVLGGIYATLCHDHAQKHSGADVVLTKGDDGAVVEGISQLIGFPTPPPKTEPRTDLYPSFDLYPRHDYVCIATSKGCPFRCAYCASPILSKEFVRRDPFKVVDEIEYWVSRFGVFNVAFYDDALLVDSRNHFIPMMKEIIRREIQVNFHTPNALHIREIDEEVARLLFQGGFKTIRLGLETSNEEAQIETGGKVSNQDFRRAVYHLQKAGYSTDEIGVYIMAGLPGQRVEEVTESIAFVREAGAKPILVEYSPIPGTPLFEKAKRFSPYDIEKEPLFQNNTLFPCQWEGFTLMDFRRLKEKLRSGEA comes from the coding sequence ATGGGCACAAAACACTCCCCTCACATCCTCCTCCTCAATCCCTGGATCACCGATTTTGCCGCCTATAATTTCTGGATCAGGCCTTTCGGGCTCCTCTATATCGCAAGCCTCCTCAAGGAGTATGGGTTTAGAGTCACCCTGGTGGATTGTCTCGAGTACGATCGTCGGGTCAAGAGGTATGGGGATGGGAAATTTTTCAGGTCGAAAATTGCAAAGCCCGATCCACTTCGTTCCATCCCGAGGCACTATTGCCGGTATGGAATTCCTGAAGAAATGTTGTTGAAAAGACTCTCATCCCTTGAAGGAAGGCCAGACCTTATCGGGATCACTTCTGGGATGACCTACTGGTATCCAGGGGTATTTAAACTTATCGAAATCCTAAGGGATATATTTCCTGAGGTCCCGGTGGTTCTCGGTGGAATTTATGCAACCCTCTGCCACGATCACGCCCAGAAGCATTCTGGCGCAGATGTCGTGTTGACAAAGGGAGACGATGGGGCAGTGGTGGAAGGGATCTCCCAATTGATCGGTTTTCCGACCCCGCCCCCTAAAACCGAACCCCGAACCGACCTTTATCCCTCCTTCGACCTCTATCCCCGACACGATTATGTCTGCATCGCCACCTCAAAGGGGTGTCCCTTCCGGTGCGCCTATTGTGCCTCTCCGATCCTTTCCAAGGAATTCGTCAGACGGGACCCTTTCAAGGTCGTGGACGAGATCGAATATTGGGTCTCCCGGTTTGGGGTGTTTAACGTGGCGTTTTATGACGATGCCCTGCTGGTCGATTCCAGAAATCATTTCATCCCGATGATGAAGGAGATCATCAGAAGGGAGATCCAGGTCAATTTTCATACGCCCAATGCCCTTCATATCCGGGAGATCGATGAGGAGGTGGCCAGGCTTCTTTTTCAGGGCGGGTTTAAGACGATCCGGCTGGGCCTCGAGACGTCGAACGAGGAGGCCCAGATCGAAACAGGAGGGAAGGTAAGCAATCAGGACTTCCGAAGGGCCGTTTACCATCTCCAAAAGGCTGGATACTCGACCGATGAGATCGGCGTTTACATCATGGCAGGGTTGCCCGGGCAGAGGGTTGAAGAAGTCACCGAAAGCATTGCCTTCGTCAGGGAGGCAGGAGCAAAGCCCATTCTCGTGGAATACTCACCCATCCCGGGAACGCCCCTCTTCGAGAAGGCGAAGCGGTTCTCTCCCTACGACATCGAGAAAGAACCTCTCTTCCAGAACAACACCCTCTTTCCCTGCCAGTGGGAGGGGTTTACGTTGATGGACTTCAGGCGATTGAAGGAGAAGCTCAGGAGCGGAGAGGCCTGA